In Bacillus cytotoxicus NVH 391-98, the following are encoded in one genomic region:
- a CDS encoding DUF2535 family protein, with product MIMKSFYFTHSTGNCIKIFEIPVLQAHHPLAFLIQSRLQLFITKIQKQKHPRVSYSFREYLQSCLKWNDYANVYRANTLEKNA from the coding sequence GTGATTATGAAAAGTTTTTACTTTACTCATTCAACAGGAAATTGTATTAAAATATTCGAAATACCGGTTCTACAAGCACATCATCCATTAGCGTTTCTGATTCAGTCGCGCCTCCAATTATTTATCACAAAAATTCAAAAACAAAAACACCCGAGGGTCTCATACTCTTTCCGAGAATATTTACAAAGTTGTTTAAAGTGGAATGATTACGCAAATGTATATCGAGCAAATACACTTGAAAAAAATGCATGA
- the asnB gene encoding asparagine synthase (glutamine-hydrolyzing), which produces MCGFVGCLCENPREFSETEKHQFENMNTIIFHRGPDDEGYFRDEHVQFGFRRLSIIDLEAGHQPLTYENDRYVIIFNGEIYNYVELREMLLEKGATFATQSDTEVIIALYAHMKEKCVDYLRGMFAFMIWDREEKKLFGARDHFGIKPLYIATEGDTTFFASEKKSIMHVMQDKGVNPTSLQHYFTYQYGPEPETLTTDINKIEPGHYFVKEIGKEMEIHRYWKPYFKASNATKEEHIQAIRDVLYDSVKVHMRSDVPVGSFLSGGIDSSIIASIAKEMNPNLLTFSVGFERRGFSEVDVARETAEKLGVKNYSVFVTPQEFMNEFPKIMWHMDDPLADPAAVPLYFVAKEARKHVTVVLSGEGSDELFGGYNIYREPNSLKMFSYIPTPGKAVLKALSGALKEGFKGKSFLERGCTPIEERYYGNAKIFREEEKAVFMKHYNESINYMDVTKPLYNEIKDYDDVSKMQYIDMYTWLRGDILLKADKMTMANSLELRVPFLDKEVFDVASKIPTELKIANGTTKAILREAVRGIVPDHVLDRKKLGFPVPIRHWLKDEMHDWAVNIIKESKTEHLIDKQYVLNLLEAHCADQGDYSRKIWTVLAFMVWHQIFVEHKYDTNKFHEETKRAYSLV; this is translated from the coding sequence ATGTGTGGTTTTGTAGGATGTTTATGTGAAAACCCTAGAGAGTTTTCAGAAACAGAAAAACATCAATTTGAAAATATGAACACGATTATTTTCCATCGTGGTCCAGATGACGAAGGGTATTTTCGTGATGAGCATGTACAATTTGGCTTCCGCCGTTTAAGTATCATTGACTTAGAGGCAGGACATCAGCCGCTAACTTATGAAAATGATCGATATGTAATTATTTTTAATGGTGAAATTTACAACTATGTAGAATTGCGAGAAATGTTACTAGAGAAAGGGGCAACATTCGCAACGCAATCTGACACTGAAGTAATTATTGCGTTATATGCACATATGAAAGAAAAGTGTGTGGATTACCTTCGCGGTATGTTTGCCTTTATGATTTGGGATCGTGAAGAGAAAAAACTTTTCGGAGCGCGTGATCATTTCGGCATCAAACCTCTTTACATCGCAACAGAAGGGGATACAACATTCTTTGCATCTGAAAAGAAAAGTATTATGCATGTTATGCAAGATAAAGGTGTAAATCCAACTTCGCTACAACATTACTTTACGTACCAATATGGTCCAGAACCAGAAACATTGACAACAGATATCAATAAAATTGAACCTGGCCATTATTTTGTAAAAGAAATTGGTAAAGAGATGGAGATTCATCGTTACTGGAAGCCATATTTCAAGGCTTCAAACGCAACGAAAGAAGAGCATATTCAAGCGATTCGCGATGTACTATATGATTCAGTAAAAGTGCATATGCGCAGTGATGTACCAGTAGGTTCATTCTTATCTGGTGGTATTGATTCATCTATTATTGCTTCTATTGCAAAAGAAATGAATCCAAATCTTCTAACGTTCTCTGTTGGTTTTGAACGTCGCGGCTTTAGTGAAGTAGACGTAGCGAGGGAAACTGCTGAGAAGTTAGGTGTGAAAAACTATAGTGTATTTGTAACACCACAAGAGTTTATGAATGAATTCCCGAAAATTATGTGGCATATGGATGATCCATTAGCGGATCCAGCAGCAGTACCATTGTACTTCGTTGCAAAAGAAGCGCGTAAACATGTAACAGTTGTTCTTTCTGGTGAAGGTTCAGACGAACTGTTTGGTGGATATAATATTTATCGTGAGCCCAATTCTTTAAAAATGTTCTCTTACATTCCTACTCCAGGAAAAGCTGTTTTAAAAGCTTTGAGCGGAGCACTGAAAGAAGGATTTAAAGGAAAAAGCTTCCTAGAGCGTGGATGTACACCAATTGAAGAGCGTTACTATGGCAATGCGAAAATCTTCCGTGAAGAAGAAAAAGCAGTATTCATGAAGCACTACAATGAAAGTATTAACTATATGGATGTCACGAAACCATTGTATAATGAAATTAAAGATTATGATGATGTAAGTAAAATGCAATATATTGACATGTACACATGGTTACGTGGAGACATTTTATTAAAAGCGGATAAAATGACAATGGCAAATTCATTAGAGCTTCGTGTACCATTTTTAGATAAAGAAGTATTTGACGTTGCTTCAAAAATTCCGACAGAATTAAAAATCGCTAACGGAACAACAAAAGCAATTTTACGTGAAGCGGTACGTGGAATTGTTCCAGATCATGTGTTAGATCGTAAGAAACTAGGATTCCCGGTGCCAATTCGTCACTGGTTAAAAGATGAAATGCACGACTGGGCTGTTAATATCATTAAAGAAAGCAAAACAGAGCATTTAATCGATAAGCAATATGTATTAAACTTACTAGAAGCGCATTGTGCGGATCAAGGCGATTATAGCCGTAAAATTTGGACAGTATTAGCATTTATGGTATGGCATCAAATCTTTGTTGAACATAAATATGATACAAATAAATTCCATGAAGAAACAAAGCGTGCATATAGCTTAGTTTAA
- a CDS encoding lysophospholipid acyltransferase family protein, which translates to MIQTFFKALYLIVIVIGITPRLWRIQKKVNTLSPQEKDRLVYKTTNWFGKKMVRAAGAGSTVEVKGLENVPKDQPVLVVSNHQSNMDIPVLLGYLNKPIGFVSKAEIKKIPIVPAWMELMNCVFMDRSNRRQSLQAIKEGIERLKKGHSLVIFPEGTRSKGGEIGEFKAGSFHLAIKSGVAILPVTIEGTYKMFEENGNRLKPAHVTLTISKPITPEQYGSMDVKELTQYTKDMIAAQLHK; encoded by the coding sequence ATGATTCAAACGTTTTTTAAAGCTTTATATTTAATTGTAATTGTAATCGGTATTACACCGAGATTGTGGCGCATTCAAAAGAAAGTAAATACACTATCGCCACAAGAGAAAGATCGCCTTGTATATAAAACAACAAATTGGTTTGGAAAAAAGATGGTTCGTGCAGCTGGAGCTGGATCGACTGTAGAAGTGAAAGGTCTTGAAAATGTACCGAAAGATCAACCGGTACTTGTTGTAAGTAATCATCAAAGTAATATGGATATCCCTGTTTTACTAGGATATTTAAATAAGCCGATTGGATTTGTTTCAAAGGCAGAAATAAAAAAAATTCCGATTGTACCAGCTTGGATGGAATTAATGAATTGTGTGTTTATGGATCGCAGTAATCGCCGTCAATCTCTTCAAGCGATTAAAGAGGGGATTGAACGATTAAAAAAGGGTCACTCTCTCGTAATTTTTCCAGAAGGAACACGCAGTAAAGGCGGCGAAATAGGTGAGTTTAAAGCAGGGAGTTTTCACCTTGCAATCAAATCGGGAGTAGCTATTTTACCAGTCACGATAGAGGGGACATATAAGATGTTTGAAGAGAATGGAAATAGACTGAAACCAGCACATGTAACGCTTACTATTTCAAAACCAATTACACCTGAGCAATATGGAAGTATGGATGTTAAAGAATTAACGCAGTATACAAAGGATATGATTGCTGCTCAATTACATAAGTAA
- a CDS encoding SCO family protein encodes MKRYQKLIGLIVVFCFFILAGCGSGSKLRKPLNWDLETFQYINQDGKQFGTKDLKGKVWVADFMFTNCQTVCPPMTANMAKLQKMAKEQKLDVQFVSFSVDPEVDKPENLKTFIQKFTDDTSNWNLLTGYSLEDIKKFSKENFQALVEKPENGQVVHVTSFYLIDQNGKVMKKYSGISNTPYEDILRDMKRLLD; translated from the coding sequence ATGAAGCGTTATCAAAAGCTGATTGGTCTCATAGTTGTTTTTTGCTTCTTTATACTTGCAGGATGCGGCTCAGGATCAAAACTCCGTAAACCATTAAATTGGGATTTAGAAACTTTTCAATATATAAATCAAGATGGAAAACAATTTGGAACAAAAGATTTAAAGGGAAAAGTATGGGTAGCTGACTTTATGTTTACGAATTGCCAAACAGTTTGTCCACCGATGACTGCCAATATGGCGAAATTGCAAAAAATGGCAAAAGAACAAAAATTAGATGTTCAATTTGTTTCGTTTAGCGTAGACCCTGAAGTAGATAAGCCGGAGAATTTAAAAACATTTATACAAAAATTTACAGATGACACAAGTAATTGGAACTTATTAACAGGGTATTCGTTAGAAGATATAAAAAAATTCTCAAAAGAAAATTTTCAAGCACTTGTTGAAAAGCCAGAAAATGGGCAGGTTGTTCATGTAACATCATTTTATCTAATTGATCAAAATGGGAAAGTAATGAAAAAGTATAGTGGAATTAGTAATACTCCATATGAAGATATATTGCGTGATATGAAACGGCTATTGGATTAA
- a CDS encoding MBL fold metallo-hydrolase — translation MAKRYENMDTVSTKKSIRSFLKWRRERNLSKKDFSFLVEQSPVKQVEFLRMNNEQTTITWIGHSTFFIQTNGLNILTDPVWAKKLKFIPRLTEPGLSLQELPNIDIVLISHGHYDHLDFSTLRQLDNDVLYLVPAGLKKLFLRKKFTRVEEYNWWESTTIDEVSFHFVPSQHWTRRSLFDMNTSHWGGWIIHNETADETIYFCGDSGYFRGFKEIGKRFSIDVALMPIGAYEPEWFMKVSHVSPEEAVQAYLDVNATHFIPMHYGAFALADETPREAITRLRNNWNLRMLPWEHLHVLFLGQTFLYSSVPKQAETKKILEPFQA, via the coding sequence ATGGCGAAACGCTACGAAAACATGGATACCGTTAGTACAAAAAAATCGATTCGTTCGTTTTTAAAGTGGCGAAGAGAACGTAATTTAAGTAAAAAAGATTTTTCATTTCTCGTGGAACAATCACCTGTAAAGCAAGTTGAATTTTTACGAATGAACAATGAACAAACGACTATTACATGGATCGGACATTCCACTTTCTTCATTCAAACAAACGGATTAAATATTTTAACGGATCCTGTCTGGGCAAAAAAATTAAAGTTTATACCGCGACTTACAGAGCCCGGACTCTCACTACAAGAACTACCTAATATCGACATTGTGCTTATCTCACATGGTCATTACGACCATTTAGACTTTTCAACACTCCGCCAACTAGACAATGATGTTCTATATTTAGTACCTGCGGGACTTAAAAAATTATTTTTACGAAAGAAGTTCACGCGTGTAGAAGAATATAACTGGTGGGAATCTACAACAATTGATGAAGTCTCATTCCATTTTGTTCCATCTCAACACTGGACGAGACGATCATTGTTTGATATGAATACTTCTCACTGGGGAGGTTGGATAATTCACAATGAAACAGCGGACGAAACCATTTATTTCTGTGGAGATAGTGGCTATTTTCGAGGATTTAAGGAAATTGGAAAACGCTTCTCAATCGATGTCGCACTCATGCCTATAGGTGCCTATGAACCAGAGTGGTTTATGAAAGTCTCTCATGTCTCACCTGAGGAAGCCGTACAAGCCTATTTAGATGTGAATGCAACTCACTTCATTCCTATGCATTATGGAGCATTTGCGCTTGCAGATGAAACGCCGAGGGAAGCTATCACACGCCTTCGCAATAATTGGAATTTGCGTATGTTACCTTGGGAACACTTACATGTGCTATTTCTTGGGCAAACATTTCTATATTCTTCCGTACCAAAACAGGCAGAAACTAAAAAAATTTTAGAACCTTTCCAAGCATAG
- a CDS encoding twin-arginine translocase TatA/TatE family subunit, protein MLSNIGFPGLILILVAILILFGPKKLPEIGRSLGETLKEFKKSTRELTDDAFQEKEKK, encoded by the coding sequence ATGTTATCAAATATTGGTTTTCCGGGATTAATTTTAATTTTAGTAGCCATACTTATATTATTTGGTCCGAAAAAATTACCAGAAATCGGAAGGTCTTTGGGTGAAACATTAAAAGAATTTAAAAAATCGACGCGAGAGTTAACGGATGATGCATTTCAGGAGAAAGAGAAAAAATAA
- the trhA gene encoding PAQR family membrane homeostasis protein TrhA, which translates to MTQKITKMTQFVKEEIANAITHGIGAILSIPALIILIIHASKHGTASAVIAFTVYGVSMFLLYLFSTLLHSIHHPKVEKLFTILDHSAIYLLIAGTYTPFLLITLRGPLGWTLLAIIWALAIGGILFKIFFVRRFIKMSTLCYIIMGWLIIVAIKPLYENLTGHGFSLLLIGGILYSVGAIFFLWEKLPFNHAIWHLFVLGGSTMMFFCVLFYVLPVA; encoded by the coding sequence ATGACACAAAAGATAACTAAAATGACACAGTTCGTAAAAGAAGAAATTGCGAATGCGATTACTCACGGAATTGGTGCTATTTTAAGTATACCCGCATTAATCATATTAATTATCCATGCTTCAAAGCACGGTACAGCTTCTGCCGTTATCGCTTTTACAGTCTATGGCGTAAGCATGTTTCTACTATATTTATTTTCAACATTATTACATAGCATTCACCATCCAAAAGTTGAAAAACTCTTTACCATTTTAGATCACTCTGCTATTTACTTATTAATAGCCGGAACATATACACCTTTTTTACTCATTACGCTACGAGGCCCTCTTGGCTGGACACTTCTTGCCATTATTTGGGCATTAGCAATCGGGGGGATTCTCTTTAAGATTTTCTTTGTACGCCGCTTTATTAAAATGTCAACACTTTGCTACATTATTATGGGATGGCTTATTATAGTAGCTATTAAACCCCTGTATGAAAACTTAACTGGACATGGATTTTCTCTCCTTTTAATTGGGGGGATTCTCTATTCAGTCGGTGCTATTTTCTTCCTGTGGGAAAAACTACCGTTCAATCATGCAATATGGCATCTATTCGTATTAGGCGGTAGTACAATGATGTTCTTCTGCGTATTATTTTACGTTTTACCTGTCGCATAA
- a CDS encoding DegV family protein has product MQKIKIVTDSTADLSQDVIERYDIHVIPLSISVNGQTYLDRIDIQPDEFIEEMLKSEELPKTSQPAMGSFVEMYEKLGEDGSQVLSIHMTGGMSGTVATANSAASMTDTKVTVVDSQFISHGLAYQVLEAAKMVQAGRSLEEILNRLDEVRKNTRLYVVVDTLENLVKGGRIGKGKAFIGSLLNIKPIASLEDGVYNPVTKVRSQGQIVKTLAKLFEQDIAGKTVKAVAIPHAKALSLAESVKAAVEKVSGFAQAEILYTTPIISTHTGPGAIGFMYLAE; this is encoded by the coding sequence ATGCAAAAAATTAAAATTGTAACAGATTCAACGGCAGATTTATCACAAGATGTGATTGAGAGATATGATATTCATGTAATCCCATTATCTATTTCTGTAAATGGACAAACATATTTAGATAGAATAGATATACAACCAGATGAATTTATTGAAGAAATGTTGAAGTCAGAGGAATTACCAAAAACATCACAACCTGCTATGGGATCATTTGTTGAAATGTATGAAAAATTAGGAGAAGATGGTAGCCAAGTTCTTTCCATTCATATGACGGGTGGGATGAGCGGTACAGTTGCAACCGCAAATAGCGCAGCATCCATGACAGACACAAAAGTAACAGTTGTCGATTCTCAATTTATTTCTCATGGTTTAGCGTATCAAGTTCTTGAGGCAGCCAAGATGGTACAAGCAGGTCGTTCATTAGAAGAAATTTTAAATCGTCTTGATGAAGTAAGAAAAAACACTCGTTTATATGTTGTTGTAGATACGCTAGAAAATTTAGTGAAAGGTGGACGCATCGGAAAGGGGAAAGCCTTCATTGGTTCATTATTAAATATTAAACCAATTGCTAGCCTTGAAGATGGAGTTTATAATCCTGTTACGAAAGTACGTAGCCAAGGACAAATTGTAAAAACATTAGCGAAATTGTTTGAACAAGATATAGCTGGAAAGACTGTGAAGGCAGTAGCAATTCCACATGCAAAAGCACTTTCGCTTGCAGAAAGTGTAAAAGCTGCTGTTGAGAAAGTAAGCGGATTTGCACAGGCAGAGATTCTCTATACAACACCAATTATCAGTACGCATACAGGACCAGGAGCAATCGGTTTTATGTATTTAGCTGAGTAG
- a CDS encoding GNAT family N-acetyltransferase, which yields MITFEKVNAGTKEVVKEMFASHGLETEDVQYCIKADDTYIGVIGYVVQDKSAQLSHFVIHFDYQGYGYGTNAYFTFEEMIKHRQIKEIKVAIQNVNDKARAFLEGVGFTLDENRYIKRF from the coding sequence ATGATTACATTTGAAAAAGTGAATGCAGGTACAAAAGAAGTAGTTAAGGAAATGTTTGCTTCCCACGGCTTAGAGACAGAAGACGTGCAATATTGTATAAAAGCTGATGATACATATATTGGCGTAATTGGTTATGTCGTTCAAGATAAAAGTGCACAATTATCTCATTTTGTCATTCATTTTGATTATCAAGGTTATGGATATGGTACGAATGCTTATTTTACATTTGAGGAGATGATAAAACATAGACAAATAAAAGAGATAAAAGTAGCAATCCAAAATGTAAATGATAAAGCAAGAGCTTTTCTTGAAGGAGTAGGCTTTACGTTAGACGAAAATAGATACATAAAACGTTTTTAA
- the dat gene encoding D-amino-acid transaminase, with the protein MTGVYKEWILFNGRIVNTKQERPTIELEERGLQFGDGIYEVFRLYNGKPHLLELHLERFFTSMKEIHLIPPFTKEELIEQLQQLIEKNQCKEDGNVYLQISRGVQPRDHVYDSNLQATYFANIVPYPRPTQTMEEGIKVTVEEDIRWKLCHIKSLNLLPNIMIKNKIHEQGYQEAILVRDGVVTEGCHSNFFIVKNNRLITHPANQFILHGITRHHVISLAKSLRIEVEEREFSLQEVYEADECFFTATPLEIFPVVQIGNEQFRNGERGPVTKKLQAAYEESIAPLKVTN; encoded by the coding sequence TTGACAGGTGTTTATAAAGAATGGATTTTATTTAATGGAAGAATTGTAAATACAAAGCAAGAAAGGCCGACGATAGAGTTAGAAGAGCGAGGATTGCAGTTTGGAGATGGAATTTACGAAGTGTTTCGATTGTATAACGGAAAGCCACATTTACTAGAGTTACATTTGGAAAGATTTTTTACATCTATGAAAGAAATTCATTTGATTCCCCCTTTTACAAAAGAAGAACTTATCGAGCAACTTCAACAATTGATTGAGAAAAATCAATGTAAGGAAGATGGGAATGTATATCTTCAAATTTCACGAGGTGTTCAGCCTCGAGATCATGTATACGACTCGAATTTACAAGCTACGTATTTTGCAAACATTGTTCCATATCCAAGACCTACTCAGACAATGGAAGAAGGAATAAAAGTTACGGTAGAAGAAGATATTCGCTGGAAGTTGTGCCATATTAAATCCTTAAATCTGCTTCCTAACATTATGATTAAAAATAAAATTCATGAGCAAGGATATCAAGAAGCGATACTGGTTCGAGATGGAGTTGTTACGGAAGGGTGTCATTCTAATTTCTTTATCGTAAAGAATAATAGATTAATTACACATCCTGCTAATCAGTTTATTTTACATGGAATTACCCGTCATCATGTGATTTCGTTGGCAAAGTCTTTACGTATTGAAGTGGAGGAGAGAGAATTTTCTTTGCAGGAAGTTTATGAAGCGGATGAATGTTTTTTTACTGCAACCCCTCTTGAAATATTTCCAGTTGTTCAAATAGGAAATGAGCAATTTCGAAATGGAGAAAGAGGACCTGTGACAAAAAAATTACAAGCCGCTTATGAAGAAAGTATTGCCCCTTTAAAGGTAACAAATTAA
- a CDS encoding Hsp20/alpha crystallin family protein, producing the protein MSEEQKESSSRPPARNYLKQIDDFFEQTPLRNVIADLNHFFQKGNRLLTFPVDLYEAGEELVVTAELPGVQKEQIQIEMQSEYLKISVTEDILEETEDKASHNYYRRERSVSESSRMIKLPYLINKKTAKATYQNGVLEIRVLKLPQQHDILSID; encoded by the coding sequence ATGAGCGAAGAGCAAAAAGAGTCGTCTTCACGTCCACCAGCCCGAAATTACTTGAAACAAATTGATGATTTTTTCGAGCAGACACCTCTTCGTAACGTAATTGCTGATTTGAATCATTTTTTCCAAAAGGGAAATCGTTTATTAACATTCCCCGTTGATTTATATGAAGCTGGTGAAGAACTTGTTGTTACAGCTGAACTTCCAGGTGTCCAAAAAGAACAAATACAAATCGAAATGCAAAGCGAATACTTAAAGATTTCTGTAACTGAAGATATTCTTGAAGAAACAGAAGACAAAGCTTCGCATAATTATTATCGTCGTGAACGCTCTGTTTCAGAATCTTCTCGTATGATTAAATTACCCTATTTAATAAATAAAAAGACCGCAAAAGCTACTTATCAAAATGGTGTATTAGAAATTCGTGTCCTAAAGCTTCCGCAGCAACATGATATTTTATCCATCGATTAA
- a CDS encoding IS1182-like element ISBcy1 family transposase — protein MISNQQSLNLSPFMAIYDIVVPKDNMLRQLNELVDFSFVLEELQDKYCLDNGRNAVPPVRMFKYLLLKSIFDLSDVDVVERSKYDMSFKYFLDMAPEDMVIDPSSLTKFRKLRLTDVGLLDMLIQKTVEIALEKNLIKNKSIIVDATHTKARFNQKSPKEFLMEKSKLLRKAVYQVDEGMKEKFPPKTMTDDLSDELEYCQKVIETVEKEEIIREYPNVKEKLNYLKEIVEDHQEHLQFSQDPDARIGHKTADSSFFGYKTHIAMNEERIITAAVITTGEKSDGKYLQILIEKSRETGMEIDTVIGDTAYSEKNNIQYANQNQLQLVSKLNPIVTQGPRKKEDEFEFNKDAGMYVCKAGHMAVRRARTGKKGTNNSQSHTYYFDIEKCKVCPFKSGCYKEGAKSKTYSVTIKSTEHKEQQAFQESAYFKEKGKERYKIEAKSSELKHRHGYDVASSSGLIGMQLQGAMAIFAVNLKRILTLMKETK, from the coding sequence ATGATTTCTAATCAACAATCTCTTAACCTCAGTCCATTTATGGCGATTTACGATATCGTTGTACCAAAGGATAATATGCTTCGTCAATTGAATGAACTGGTAGACTTTTCTTTTGTTTTAGAAGAACTACAAGATAAATATTGTCTCGATAACGGTCGCAATGCAGTGCCGCCTGTTCGTATGTTTAAATATTTATTACTAAAATCTATTTTTGATTTATCCGATGTAGATGTTGTGGAACGCTCAAAATACGATATGTCCTTTAAATATTTTTTAGATATGGCACCAGAAGATATGGTCATTGACCCTAGTTCATTAACGAAGTTCCGCAAGCTTCGTCTGACAGATGTAGGGTTACTTGACATGCTCATTCAAAAAACAGTGGAAATTGCACTCGAAAAAAACTTGATTAAAAATAAATCTATTATTGTTGATGCCACGCATACAAAAGCACGCTTCAATCAAAAATCGCCGAAAGAATTTTTAATGGAGAAATCCAAATTACTCCGCAAAGCTGTTTATCAAGTTGACGAAGGAATGAAGGAAAAGTTCCCACCAAAAACAATGACAGATGACTTAAGTGACGAACTTGAATATTGTCAAAAAGTAATTGAAACAGTAGAAAAAGAGGAAATCATTCGTGAATATCCAAATGTGAAAGAGAAACTGAATTATTTAAAAGAAATCGTAGAAGATCACCAAGAACACCTCCAATTTTCGCAAGATCCTGATGCGCGAATTGGACATAAAACAGCGGATTCTTCTTTCTTTGGTTACAAAACACATATTGCGATGAATGAAGAACGCATCATTACAGCTGCGGTGATTACAACGGGTGAAAAAAGCGATGGAAAATACCTTCAAATATTGATTGAAAAAAGTCGTGAAACAGGAATGGAAATTGATACAGTTATTGGAGATACTGCTTATTCTGAGAAAAATAATATTCAATATGCCAACCAAAATCAATTACAATTAGTATCGAAATTAAACCCTATTGTGACACAAGGGCCACGTAAAAAAGAAGATGAATTTGAGTTTAATAAAGATGCGGGTATGTATGTCTGTAAAGCTGGACATATGGCTGTTCGTAGAGCACGTACGGGGAAAAAGGGAACAAACAATAGTCAAAGTCATACCTACTATTTTGATATTGAAAAATGCAAAGTATGTCCATTCAAAAGTGGGTGTTACAAGGAAGGCGCTAAAAGTAAAACATATTCTGTGACAATTAAATCCACTGAACATAAGGAACAACAAGCATTTCAAGAAAGTGCATATTTTAAAGAAAAGGGGAAAGAGCGTTATAAAATTGAAGCGAAAAGT
- the tatC gene encoding twin-arginine translocase subunit TatC: protein MEDREMSIVEHIVELRKRLIITVLSFIVFLIVGFVFTKDIYFWLVKDLPMKLTVLGPSDVLWIFFSIATVFAIVCTIPIATMQIWLFVKPGLHPREQKMTLMYIPVLFVLFIAGLCFGYFIVMPFLFHFLTTIGNEMFYTMFTTEKYFHFVLNLTIPFAVIFELPVIVMFLTSIGLLTAEFLQKVRRYAYVILIILAACISPPDFLSHSLVAVPLICIYEISIAISKFTSRRKQRREEIHSKSASL, encoded by the coding sequence ATGGAAGATCGAGAGATGAGTATAGTAGAACATATCGTAGAACTTCGAAAACGTCTAATAATTACTGTTTTATCATTTATCGTATTTTTAATAGTCGGTTTTGTTTTTACGAAAGATATTTATTTTTGGTTAGTAAAAGATTTACCGATGAAGCTGACAGTTCTCGGTCCGAGTGACGTATTATGGATCTTTTTCTCGATTGCTACTGTATTCGCCATTGTTTGTACAATTCCAATTGCAACAATGCAAATTTGGTTGTTTGTAAAACCGGGATTACATCCGCGTGAGCAGAAAATGACATTAATGTATATTCCTGTATTATTTGTATTATTTATAGCGGGTTTATGTTTTGGATATTTTATTGTAATGCCATTTTTATTTCATTTTTTAACAACAATTGGAAATGAAATGTTTTATACGATGTTTACGACAGAAAAATATTTTCATTTTGTATTAAATTTAACAATTCCATTTGCGGTTATATTTGAATTACCAGTCATTGTTATGTTTTTAACAAGCATAGGTTTATTAACAGCGGAATTTCTGCAAAAAGTCAGAAGATATGCTTACGTTATATTAATCATTCTTGCTGCTTGTATATCGCCACCTGATTTTTTATCACATAGCTTAGTGGCTGTACCTCTTATTTGTATTTATGAAATAAGTATTGCTATATCTAAATTTACAAGTAGAAGGAAGCAAAGAAGAGAAGAAATACACTCAAAAAGTGCCTCATTATAA